One window of Medicago truncatula cultivar Jemalong A17 chromosome 2, MtrunA17r5.0-ANR, whole genome shotgun sequence genomic DNA carries:
- the LOC25486250 gene encoding microtubule-associated protein 70-5, whose product MVVNEEVPLVKPDVVVLEIDHLQNKLIEKVNELATCHGEIKAIRAIEAKKDKAIEELRNEVSKMDERLRLKEDHLKNKNLEIKKLTDEKKDALAAQYAAESALRRLHTDQKEEDFYPFESVITPLEDEIKMYRTEITALQEDKKALERLTKSKELALLEAERILRSALERALIVEEVQNENFDLKRQIEICQEENKILEKSHRQKIVEVEKLSQTIHELEELILSNGATANLIRDYKRQISELQEEKRTLERELARVKVSANRIATVAANEWKDESDKVMPVRQWLEERRIMQAEMQRLKEKLAISERTAKAESQLKDKLKLRLKTLEEGLKQFSVNSNAFSVSPKADKSNILSFVTNNGGLRNRSTSQPRGSTVGRTLFQKANIKGNIESMAGNRKPGSITKMKYGSTENVLKKGIWASKNKFSDGGEKENEIQVNTGSVKTNADEDSKFNSSNDLESNDVVSGFLYDKLQKEVINLKKTCETKDSTLHTKDEEIKMLTKKVDALTKAMEVEWKKMKREIAAREKEVASIKSDDRRKNRSSDFSKRVMKEH is encoded by the exons atggtTGTCAATGAAGAGGTTCCTCTTGTCAAACCAGATGTTGTTGTGTTGGAGATTGATCATTTGCAAAACAAACTCATAG AAAAGGTTAATGAACTTGCTACATGCCATGGTGAAATCAAGGCCATAAGGGCAATTGAAGCTAAGAAAGATAAGGCCATAGAAGAG CTGAGAAATGAAGTCAGTAAGATGGATGAGAGACTAAGACTTAAAGAGGATCATCTTAAAAACAAG AACCTAGAAATCAAGAAACTGACGGACGAAAAGAAAGATGCGTTGGCTGCACAATATGCTGCAGAATCAGCACTTAGAAGATTACACACAGATCAAAAGGAAGAAGATTTTTATCCATTTGAAAGTGTCATCACGCCTCTTGAAGACGAGATTAAGATGTATAGAACTGAG ATTACAGCACTGCAGGAAGATAAGAAAGCTTTGGAACGGCTGACAAAGTCGAAAGAGTTGGCATTGCTTGAAGCAGAGAGGATTTTAAGAAGTGCATTAGAGAGAGCTTTGATAGTCGAAGAAGTTCAGAATGAAAACTTTGACTTGAAGAGACAGATCGAGATCTGCCAG GAGGAGAACAAAATCTTGGAGAAAAGCCACCGTCAAAAGATTGTGGAAGTTGAGAAACTTAGCCAAACAATTCATGAACTTGAGGAGCTCATCTTATCAAATGGAGCCACCGCTAATCTCATTCGCGATTATAAGCGACAGATTTCTGAGTTGCAA GAGGAGAAGAGGACACTAGAGAGGGAATTAGCAAGGGTAAAAGTTTCTGCTAACAGAATTGCAACTGTTGCGGCTAATGAATGGAAAGATGAAAGTGATAAGGTCATGCCTGTTAGGCAATGGTTAGAAGAAAGAAGGATTATGCAGGCAGAGATGCAAAGATTGAAAGAAAAGCTTGCCATATCAGAGAGAACAGCAAAAGCAGAATCACAATtgaag GATAAACTGAAGCTGAGGCTAAAAACACTTGAAGAAGGTTTAAAGCAATTCTCGGTCAATTCCAATGCATTTTCAGTATCTCCAAAAGCTGATAAATCGAATATCTTAAGTTTCGTAACAAACAATGGTGGATTGAGAAACAGGTCTACATCACAACCAAGAGGATCTACCGTTGGAAGAACTTTGTTCCAAAAGGCAAACATAAAAGGCAACATAGAAAGTATGGCTGGGAACCGAAAACCGGGTAGCATaaccaaaatgaaatatggTTCTACAGAAAATGTGTTGAAAAAAGGTATATGGGcgtcaaaaaacaaattttctgATGGtggtgaaaaagaaaatgagatacAGGTGAACACAGGCAGTGTTAAAACCAATGCTGATGAAGACTCTAAATTTAATAGCAGCAATGATTTAGAAAGCAATGATGTGGTCTCTGGATTTTTATATGATAAGCTTCAAAAAGAAGTCATCAATTTGAAGAAGACTTGTGAAACAAAAGACAGTACTCTGCACACCAAAGATGAAGAAATAAAG ATGCTCACAAAGAAAGTTGATGCATTGACAAAGGCTATGGAAGTAGaatggaaaaaaatgaaaagagaaataGCTGCTAGAGAGAAGGAAGTTGCATCAATAAAATCCGATGATAGGAGGAAAAACAGAAGCTCAGACTTCTCTAAAAG GGTGATGAAAGAACATTGA
- the LOC120578292 gene encoding pentatricopeptide repeat-containing protein At4g16390, chloroplastic, whose amino-acid sequence MKEHNAPFQKDADMAGWFLTTNGAVKSWLQSGGLSVTDDALNSRVLGVKANLATYNNMLYGKAKRAWKAKAIYEEMINNGISPNQSIYGAVLQAYCTGRYKDDALRVYKEMKEKGKDIDRVLYNMLLKMCADVGYVDEAVEIFEDMKHSETCHPNSFTYSSMVNMYSCTGNFSEAEDMLNEMIGGGFEPNISILTSLIGCYGNAKRTDDVVRIFDKLLNLGISSDDRLCGRLLHAMTRIPKQELGKITDCIEKANPKLGFVVRNLMEEREGADFRKEALELFNSIDDYVIKKSLCNKLIDLCVSMEVQDRAHDLFDLGLSPEIYTDIQNRSQTKWSLNLKSLSTGAALTALLVWINDLSKALESGKELSTSTWNLYRDSKKQVGT is encoded by the coding sequence ATGAAAGAACATAATGCTCCATTCCAAAAGGATGCTGATATGGCTGGCTGGTTTTTGACAACGAACGGAGCAGTCAAGTCGTGGCTGCAGTCTGGAGGTTTATCTGTAACAGACGACGCTTTGAACTCTAGGGTTTTAGGTGTTAAGGCAAACTTGGCAACATACAATAATATGTTGTATGGAAAAGCTAAGAGGGCATGGAAAGCTAAGGCTATATATGAGGAGATGATAAACAATGGAATTTCACCAAATCAGTCAATCTACGGAGCTGTCTTGCAAGCGTATTGTACAGGAAGGTATAAAGATGATGCTTTGAGAGTGTATaaggaaatgaaagaaaagggAAAGGATATCGATAGAGTTCTGTATAATATGCTTCTTAAAATGTGTGCTGATGTTGGTTATGTAGATGAAGCTGTTGAAATATTTGAAGATATGAAACATTCTGAAACTTGCCATCCAAACAGTTTTACATACTCATCAATGGTTAACATGTACTCCTGCACCGGAAACTTTTCTGAGGCAGAAGACATGTTGAATGAAATGATTGGTGGTGGATTTGAGCCTAATATTTCCATTCTGACATCTCTCATTGGTTGCTATGGAAATGCCAAACGAACTGATGATGTTGTGAGGATATTTGATAAACTTTTGAATTTAGGTATTAGTTCTGATGATCGCCTGTGTGGTCGTCTTCTGCATGCAATGACACGAATACCAAAACAAGAACTTGGTAAAATAACAGATTGCATTGAGAAGGCTAATCCAAAGCTTGGTTTTGTGGTTAGAAATTTGATGGAAGAGAGGGAGGGTGCAGATTTTAGGAAGGAGGCATTAgaactttttaattcaattgatGACTATGTTATAAAGAAGTCTTTGTGCAACAAACTCATTGATCTTTGTGTCAGTATGGAAGTTCAGGATAGAGCTCACGACCTTTTTGACTTGGGACTTAGTCCTGAGATATATACAGATATACAAAACAGATCTCAAACTAAGTGGTCTTTGAATTTAAAGAGTCTCTCAACTGGAGCTGCTCTAACAGCCTTACTTGTTTGGATAAATGATTTGTCTAAGGCTTTGGAATCAGGGAAGGAGCTTTCCACCAGTACTTGGAATTTATACCGGGACTCAAAAAAACAAGTCGGCACCTAG
- the LOC25486252 gene encoding pentatricopeptide repeat-containing protein At4g16390, chloroplastic: protein MKKFREIKNFENAEKLFDEMLQRGVKPNVVTFSTMITCAELCSMHHKAVEWFEMMGSFECKPSDDLSATIIGSYACVGDVDTALRLYDCSKKEKWDHDKRVFTALIKMYGNLGNYDGCESIYNDMKVLGVKVNYTTYTSMLYAMENAKRAWKAKAIYEEMLTNGFSPDGSTYRVVLKAYCTGRYKDDALSVYKEMKEKGINIGRILYNMLLKMCADVGYVDEAVEIFKDMKHSETCHPNSFTYSSMVNMYSCTGNFSEAEDMLNEMIGGGFEPNISILTSLIGCYGNAKRTDDVVRIFDKLLDLGISSDDRLCGRLLHVMTRIPKQELGKITDCIEKANPKLGFVVRNLMEEREGADFRKEALELFNSIDDYVIKKSLCNNLIDLCVSMEVQDRAHDLFDLGLSLEIYTDIQNRSQTKWSLHLKSLSTGAALTALLVWINDLSKALESGKELSTSTWNLYRDSKKQVGT, encoded by the coding sequence atgaAAAAGTTTCGGGaaattaagaattttgaaaatgCAGAGAaactgtttgatgaaatgcttcAAAGAGGGGTGAAGCCTAATGTTGTTACGTTTTCGACGATGATTACTTGTGCTGAGCTGTGTTCGATGCATCATAAGGCTGTGGAGTGGTTTGAGATGATGGGCTCGTTTGAATGTAAACCGAGTGATGATCTGTCAGCCACTATAATTGGTTCTTATGCATGCGTTGGTGATGTTGATACAGCTTTGAGATTGTATGATTGTTCGAAGAAGGAGAAATGGGACCATGATAAGAGGGTGTTCACGGCGTTGATTAAGATGTATGGGAATTTGGGGAATTATGATGGATGCGAGAGTATTTACAATGATATGAAGGTTCTTGGTGTTAAGGTAAACTACACAACATACACTAGTATGTTGTATGCCATGGAAAATGCTAAGAGGGCATGGAAAGCTAAGGCTATATATGAGGAGATGTTAACCAATGGATTTTCACCAGACGGTTCAACCTACAGAGTTGTTTTGAAGGCGTATTGTACAGGAAGGTATAAAGATGATGCTTTGAGTGTGTATaaggaaatgaaagaaaagggAATCAATATCGGTAGAATTCTGTATAATATGCTTCTTAAAATGTGCGCTGATGTTGGTTATGTAGATGAAGCTGTTGAAATATTTAAAGATATGAAACATTCTGAAACTTGCCATCCAAACAGTTTTACATACTCATCAATGGTTAACATGTACTCCTGCACCGGAAACTTTTCTGAGGCAGAAGACATGTTGAATGAAATGATTGGTGGTGGATTTGAGCCTAATATTTCCATTCTGACATCTCTCATTGGTTGCTATGGAAATGCCAAACGAACTGATGATGTTGTGAGGATATTTGATAAACTTTTGGATTTAGGTATTAGTTCTGATGATCGCTTGTGCGGCCGTCTTCTGCATGTAATGACACGAATACCAAAACAAGAACTTGGTAAAATAACAGATTGCATTGAGAAGGCTAATCCAAAGCTTGGTTTTGTGGTTAGAAATTTGATGGAAGAGAGGGAGGGTGCAGATTTTAGGAAGGAGGCATTAgaactttttaattcaattgatGACTACGTTATAAAGAAGTCTTTGTGCAACAACCTCATTGATCTTTGTGTCAGTATGGAAGTTCAGGATAGAGCTCACGACCTTTTTGACTTGGGACTTAGTCTTGAGATATATACAGATATACAAAACAGATCTCAAACTAAGTGGTCTTTGCATTTAAAGAGTCTCTCAACTGGAGCTGCTCTAACAGCCTTACTTGTTTGGATAAATGATTTGTCTAAGGCTTTGGAATCAGGGAAGGAGCTTTCCACCAGTACTTGGAATTTATACCGGGACTCAAAAAAACAAGTCGGCACCTAG